The following coding sequences lie in one Alloacidobacterium dinghuense genomic window:
- a CDS encoding CRTAC1 family protein encodes MKRVPIARIVLILFFVGLLLTPIVVRRISSERKASAATLDISSAIARHGFYLQEVSHASGIDFVHQAPTLDPKLAHIMPEVASMGASVSIVDFDRDGWPDIYVTDSKEGSKNHLYRNMHDGTFKDVAEEMGIADVNQAGTGVSMGAVWGDYDNDGYEDLYLIKWGRPELFHNDKGHGFTRVSEEVGLPPWINANTALWFDYDGDGLLDLFVGGYYSEDVDLWHLKSTKMMPDSFEYAKNGGRKYLFHNLGNGKFEEVSAKLGIVSRRWALASGAADLRGTGHPDLFIANDYGVSELYLNDGKSFHEAGQQSGVGFAPKSGMNVAFGDIFNQGRYAVYVSNISEDGVLIQGNNLWVPKENASGKDIKFENLARDMGVELGGWSFGAQFGDLNNDGTLDLFLTNGYVSLNHNKNYWYDFSKVAGGNSSIIGDAKDWPAMDGRSLSGYQQKHVWLNDGAGKFVDVAQAVGVTDTHDGRAVALADLWNRGVLDVVVANQRGPLLLYKNTVTPGNEWIEFALEGTKSNRSAIGAQIALFWNGQEQVQEVSGGCGFSAQNDRRVHFGLGKNPQIEKAVIRWPSGKVQTLNGLAAGKLYKIEEPA; translated from the coding sequence ATGAAGCGCGTACCAATTGCACGGATTGTATTGATTCTCTTTTTTGTGGGGCTTCTGCTGACGCCCATTGTGGTGCGGCGCATATCGTCTGAGCGCAAGGCCTCTGCTGCGACGCTCGATATCAGCTCTGCCATTGCTCGCCATGGCTTCTATCTGCAAGAGGTCTCCCACGCCTCCGGCATCGACTTTGTTCATCAGGCACCGACGCTTGATCCGAAGCTTGCGCACATCATGCCGGAAGTGGCCTCGATGGGAGCGTCAGTGTCGATTGTGGACTTCGATCGCGATGGCTGGCCGGATATCTACGTAACAGATAGCAAAGAGGGCAGCAAGAACCATCTTTACCGCAACATGCACGACGGCACATTCAAAGACGTAGCAGAAGAGATGGGCATTGCTGATGTGAACCAGGCAGGCACAGGCGTCTCTATGGGCGCCGTGTGGGGTGACTACGACAACGACGGTTATGAAGATTTGTACCTGATCAAATGGGGTCGTCCCGAGCTTTTTCACAATGACAAGGGGCACGGCTTCACCAGGGTGAGCGAAGAGGTCGGGCTGCCGCCGTGGATCAACGCAAACACGGCGCTCTGGTTCGACTATGACGGCGATGGCCTGCTCGACTTGTTCGTCGGCGGCTATTACTCGGAGGATGTCGATCTGTGGCATTTGAAGTCAACGAAAATGATGCCGGACAGCTTCGAGTACGCCAAGAATGGCGGCAGGAAATATCTCTTCCATAACCTGGGTAACGGAAAGTTTGAAGAAGTGAGTGCAAAGCTGGGGATCGTCAGCAGACGATGGGCCTTGGCTTCGGGTGCGGCAGACCTGCGTGGCACGGGACATCCTGATCTCTTTATCGCGAATGACTATGGAGTCTCGGAACTGTATCTCAATGACGGGAAGAGCTTCCATGAGGCCGGCCAGCAGAGTGGAGTAGGTTTCGCTCCCAAGAGTGGGATGAATGTTGCGTTCGGTGACATTTTTAATCAGGGCCGGTATGCGGTTTATGTCTCGAATATCTCAGAAGATGGTGTGCTGATTCAGGGGAATAATCTTTGGGTCCCCAAAGAAAATGCGTCAGGCAAAGACATCAAATTTGAGAACCTTGCCCGTGATATGGGCGTGGAACTAGGCGGGTGGAGCTTCGGGGCGCAGTTTGGCGATCTGAACAATGACGGGACGCTGGACCTTTTCCTGACGAATGGCTATGTCTCACTCAATCACAACAAGAATTACTGGTACGACTTCTCCAAGGTTGCCGGTGGTAATTCGTCCATTATTGGAGATGCTAAGGACTGGCCGGCAATGGATGGCCGAAGCCTCTCAGGTTATCAGCAAAAGCACGTGTGGTTGAATGACGGCGCTGGTAAATTCGTGGACGTGGCACAAGCGGTTGGAGTGACCGACACGCACGACGGACGCGCTGTTGCCCTTGCAGACTTGTGGAATCGGGGAGTCCTCGATGTCGTGGTAGCGAATCAGCGCGGACCGTTGCTGCTCTACAAAAACACAGTAACTCCGGGTAACGAGTGGATCGAGTTTGCGCTCGAAGGAACGAAGAGCAACCGCAGCGCTATCGGCGCGCAGATCGCATTGTTCTGGAACGGCCAGGAACAGGTTCAGGAGGTTTCCGGCGGATGCGGCTTTTCCGCGCAAAACGACCGCCGCGTCCATTTTGGATTAGGAAAGAATCCGCAGATCGAGAAAGCAGTGATTCGCTGGCCTTCGGGCAAAGTGCAAACCTTGAATGGTCTAGCGGCAGGCAAACTCTATAAGATTGAGGAGCCCGCATGA
- a CDS encoding CRTAC1 family protein translates to MAAFTLLFAGCRSAERLPDPSSKAYADFVSTFYVGLAALQVGDDVRAESYLGKATQLVPGEPAGWANWGILALRQRNFDSASQRLDRARELAPKNDRISYLLGLLEGDRGNSAKAIGDLHQAIQLNPANLRAIYQLASEVERQGDANSDADFQRLMEQILAAQPNNLAALLELSRIAAKRGDAATLHSAVDKIAAQSGAWPADVKQQLTALQGAAGGSETRAAATRSIFLRNVLMQLPEFRSSLAEIKPQPGEEAIPFAHFLRLTTPVFKPAPSDEAMSFVAQPLPNIPQGKWNWIGAISLNGSSVPAVAVANAREVRLSTGAAFAFPGGSTNVAPLPESILPVDFNYDFKMDLVLAGAGGLRFLRQDNPATFVDVTNQTKLPRAITDGSYTGAWAVDIEADGDLDIVVGAKDGPLTVLRNNGDGTFSPIHPFSGISGLRQFVWADLNGDGNPDAGLMDGSGQLHVFINDRSGRFHEQTLPPGFSGIKAIAVGDVDRNGMLALLAVGGDGAVVALSVGEDNKNWTTAVIANVPDAANYLAHEVRLHVGDLDNNGAFDLLLASVDSAQPALIWLQGADGKFVQMSKPAATAMVFDVADLQGNGRLDLLEIAADGQPFQGVNRGTKNYHWQTIRPRARQTTGDQRINSFGMGGDIEIRSGLLVQKQPITSPELHFGLGEQTEVDVARLVWPNGSVRAEFALKADQEIVTEQRLKGSCPFLFAYNGKQMEFVKDTVPWGSAIGLRINSLGPARIEATQEWYKIGRDQLVPRNGFYDLRITGELWETYYYDYLALMAVDHPAGTEIFTDERYAVPPVKLAVTAVAAPQPIARAVDDNGQDVTDTLRSLDGKYLDTFGRGQYQGVTRDHYVEIDLGDQAPATGPLWLIARGWLHPSDSSINIAMSQGHHEPPHALSLEVTDGRGGWKLARANLGFPAGRNKTCLIDLTDIFVSGAPRKLRLRTNLEIYWDSIEWARGLPDSPMKITRLTPETADLHYRGYSVIHQANDSSPEIPDYNHLLATTQIWRDLAGYYTRYGDVRPLLAGIDDRYVIMNAGDELALRFAAPAPPPAGWVRDYVIVGDGWIKDGDYNSTYSRSVQPYPYHAKTEYDTPPGKLEYDWVYRHHMDDWQTYQTRYVTPDIFDNALRGNTRK, encoded by the coding sequence GTGGCTGCTTTTACTTTACTTTTCGCAGGATGTCGCTCCGCCGAGCGATTGCCTGATCCATCTTCGAAAGCCTATGCCGATTTTGTTTCCACTTTTTACGTTGGACTTGCTGCCTTGCAGGTGGGCGATGACGTTCGGGCCGAGAGCTACTTGGGAAAAGCGACGCAGCTAGTTCCTGGGGAGCCGGCCGGATGGGCTAATTGGGGCATCCTGGCGCTGCGGCAGCGTAACTTCGATTCAGCGTCGCAAAGACTGGACAGGGCACGCGAGCTTGCTCCGAAGAACGACCGCATCTCTTACTTACTGGGGCTGCTCGAAGGCGATCGCGGCAATTCGGCCAAGGCGATTGGAGACCTGCATCAGGCGATTCAGTTGAACCCCGCGAATCTTCGCGCCATCTATCAGCTCGCGTCAGAGGTGGAACGACAGGGTGACGCGAATAGCGACGCAGATTTTCAACGTCTGATGGAACAGATTCTTGCCGCGCAGCCGAATAACCTTGCGGCGTTGCTTGAATTGAGCCGCATTGCCGCAAAACGCGGTGATGCGGCGACGCTCCATTCCGCTGTGGATAAGATTGCAGCCCAATCCGGAGCGTGGCCAGCGGATGTGAAACAACAGCTGACGGCTCTGCAAGGAGCGGCGGGAGGTTCTGAGACGAGGGCAGCAGCGACGCGTTCGATTTTTCTGCGGAACGTTCTGATGCAGTTGCCAGAATTTCGGTCCAGCCTGGCAGAGATCAAGCCACAGCCCGGAGAAGAGGCGATACCCTTTGCCCATTTCCTTCGGCTGACCACCCCAGTTTTCAAGCCCGCTCCTTCTGATGAGGCAATGTCGTTCGTGGCTCAGCCGCTGCCTAATATTCCTCAGGGAAAGTGGAACTGGATCGGTGCAATTTCGTTGAACGGTTCGAGCGTTCCCGCCGTCGCGGTAGCGAACGCGCGCGAAGTGCGGCTGTCAACGGGAGCAGCCTTCGCATTTCCAGGCGGTTCCACGAACGTCGCGCCATTACCGGAGAGCATTTTGCCGGTCGACTTCAACTATGACTTCAAGATGGATTTGGTGCTTGCCGGTGCAGGTGGGCTGCGTTTCCTGCGACAGGATAACCCTGCGACATTCGTCGATGTAACCAATCAAACCAAGTTGCCAAGGGCCATCACGGACGGCTCTTATACAGGCGCCTGGGCTGTCGATATCGAGGCGGATGGTGATCTTGATATCGTCGTCGGTGCAAAAGATGGGCCGCTGACCGTCTTAAGGAACAATGGCGACGGCACTTTTTCGCCGATTCATCCTTTCAGCGGCATTTCTGGTCTGCGGCAATTTGTTTGGGCCGACTTGAATGGCGATGGAAATCCGGATGCAGGGTTGATGGACGGTTCAGGCCAACTGCATGTTTTCATCAATGACCGCTCTGGGAGATTCCACGAGCAAACGCTTCCTCCGGGTTTCTCTGGCATCAAGGCGATTGCCGTGGGAGACGTAGACCGCAATGGTATGCTTGCGCTCCTTGCCGTTGGCGGTGATGGTGCTGTTGTTGCCTTGTCCGTGGGTGAAGATAACAAGAACTGGACGACGGCCGTGATTGCGAATGTGCCAGATGCCGCGAACTATCTGGCGCACGAAGTTCGTCTGCACGTAGGCGATTTAGATAATAACGGCGCCTTTGATCTACTCCTTGCATCGGTTGATTCTGCACAACCTGCTCTCATATGGCTTCAAGGTGCAGACGGCAAGTTTGTGCAGATGAGCAAGCCTGCCGCTACGGCTATGGTTTTCGATGTAGCCGATCTGCAGGGCAATGGACGACTGGATCTTCTGGAGATTGCCGCTGATGGTCAACCTTTCCAGGGCGTGAATCGAGGAACTAAGAATTATCACTGGCAAACGATCCGGCCCCGAGCACGTCAGACAACGGGCGATCAGCGCATCAACTCTTTCGGCATGGGCGGTGATATTGAGATCCGTTCCGGACTGCTGGTACAGAAGCAGCCAATTACGAGCCCTGAGTTGCATTTTGGTCTCGGCGAACAGACGGAAGTGGATGTAGCACGCCTTGTCTGGCCGAATGGCTCCGTACGCGCTGAATTTGCGCTCAAGGCCGATCAGGAGATTGTCACAGAGCAGCGCTTGAAAGGTTCGTGCCCATTTCTCTTTGCGTACAACGGCAAGCAAATGGAGTTTGTAAAAGACACGGTGCCCTGGGGCTCAGCCATCGGTCTGCGTATCAACTCGCTTGGCCCTGCCCGCATTGAGGCAACGCAGGAGTGGTACAAAATCGGTCGCGACCAGCTTGTTCCACGGAACGGATTTTACGATCTGCGCATCACGGGCGAGCTATGGGAGACGTATTACTACGACTATCTTGCGCTTATGGCAGTCGATCATCCGGCAGGAACAGAGATATTTACCGACGAGCGCTATGCGGTGCCCCCTGTAAAGCTTGCTGTGACCGCCGTGGCGGCGCCGCAACCAATTGCGCGCGCTGTCGATGACAACGGACAAGATGTTACAGATACTCTGCGCTCCCTTGATGGCAAATACCTGGACACATTCGGGCGTGGGCAATATCAGGGCGTGACCCGCGACCATTATGTCGAGATTGATCTTGGGGATCAGGCTCCTGCGACCGGACCCCTGTGGCTGATCGCGCGTGGCTGGCTGCACCCCTCGGACTCGTCGATCAACATCGCCATGAGTCAGGGGCACCATGAGCCTCCGCACGCGCTCAGCCTTGAGGTTACCGATGGCCGCGGCGGTTGGAAATTAGCGCGGGCGAATCTAGGCTTCCCCGCAGGCCGCAACAAGACATGCCTTATTGATCTGACAGATATTTTTGTTTCCGGAGCTCCCCGCAAATTGCGGTTGAGAACGAATCTGGAAATCTACTGGGACTCGATTGAATGGGCCAGGGGACTTCCCGATTCGCCCATGAAGATTACGCGGCTCACGCCGGAGACGGCCGATCTGCATTATCGCGGCTACTCTGTGATTCATCAAGCCAACGACTCGTCTCCGGAGATTCCCGACTACAACCATTTGCTGGCGACAACGCAGATCTGGCGTGATCTCGCCGGATACTATACCCGTTACGGCGATGTTCGCCCGTTGCTGGCGGGCATTGATGATCGCTACGTCATCATGAATGCAGGAGACGAGTTGGCGCTCCGCTTTGCTGCTCCGGCGCCTCCGCCAGCGGGCTGGGTGCGTGATTACGTCATCGTCGGCGATGGCTGGATCAAAGATGGTGATTACAACTCCACCTATTCCCGGAGTGTTCAGCCGTATCCTTACCACGCTAAGACGGAATACGACACGCCGCCCGGCAAACTGGAATACGACTGGGTATACAGACATCACATGGATGATTGGCAAACGTATCAAACGCGCTACGTTACGCCGGATATTTTCGACAACGCATTGAGAGGTAACACCAGAAAATGA